The following proteins are co-located in the Ictalurus punctatus breed USDA103 chromosome 14, Coco_2.0, whole genome shotgun sequence genome:
- the LOC128634963 gene encoding protein SCO2 homolog, mitochondrial — translation MLGVGPLAGYRTSWRMLRITPHASQNPCPYDLLHYISRVYSCYTLHTKKCQNMKHAHFKSPHSGALLPQSFEQQRATFSQDNTQPPKSSFSARIKLRTRLAMTLLVGGAIIGTWWYVHEEKQQKLQVQRIEQLRKVAIGQGDFCLLDHTGQRRTKKDFLGQWVLMYFGFTHCPDICPDELEKMSSVVKLLDESNLPHVQPLFITVDPERDDVAAMAKYIRDFHPRLIGLTGTPEEVKEAGRAYRVYASAGPKDEDGDYIVDHTILIYLVNPDGLFLDYYNRMKDATQIADSIHQHMKNYVTLFPDQR, via the coding sequence ATGCTTGGTGTTGGACCTCTTGCCGGTTATAGGACATCGTGGCGCATGCTGAGAATCACTCCACATGCCAGCCAAAATCCATGCCCTTATGACTTGTTACATTATATATCGAGGGTGTATAGCtgttacacactacacacaaagaAGTGTCAAAATATGAAACATGCACATTTCAAGAGTCCTCATTCTGGAGCGCTTCTGCCACAATCATTTGAGCAGCAGCGAGCTACATTTTCTCAGGACAATACCCAACCTCCAAAGTCTAGTTTCTCAGCCAGGATAAAGCTCCGAACACGACTGGCCATGACATTACTTGTTGGAGGTGCTATAATTGGTACCTGGTGGTATGTGCATGAGGAAAAACAGCAGAAGCTACAGGTGCAGAGGATAGAGCAGTTGAGGAAAGTGGCGATAGGCCAAGGAGACTTCTGCTTGCTGGACCACACCGGTCAGCGACGGACCAAAAAGGACTTCTTGGGGCAGTGGGTGCTCATGTACTTCGGCTTCACGCACTGCCCTGATATCTGCCCTGATGAGCTGGAAAAGATGAGCAGTGTCGTAAAGCTGCTGGATGAGTCAAACCTGCCCCATGTGCAGCCATTGTTTATAACTGTTGATCCTGAAAGAGATGATGTGGCTGCCATGGCCAAGTACATCAGAGATTTCCACCCACGCCTGATCGGATTGACGGGCACACCTGAGGAGGTAAAAGAAGCTGGACGGGCTTACCGGGTTTATGCAAGCGCTGGACCCAAGGATGAAGATGGAGATTATATCGTGGACCACACCATCCTTATATATCTTGTTAATCCAGATGGCCTTTTCCTGGACTATTATAACCGAATGAAAGATGCCACGCAGATTGCTGACAGCATTCATCAGCATATGAAGAATTATGTGACGTTATTCCCTGACCAGCGTTAA